In Trichoderma asperellum chromosome 1, complete sequence, a single window of DNA contains:
- a CDS encoding uncharacterized protein (EggNog:ENOG41~MEROPS:MER0026262~SECRETED:SignalP(1-21)) — translation MMPAILPMLISLAALGSTSLAETDQKLLGPSFTPPTNVLSSNLVQEAVLKVTNALNNAIHTGKSTFGTFNSSTTSFSLTAISQLDSTPIIDFHHTSGSLNISAGSASRITSDTVYRIGSVSKLFTVYALLLNNGTSHWNRPVTDFIPELKHAAQHHAHDSSALDWVQWDQVTIGALASQLSGMGRDYASGDLAVQNFPWTELGLPNLPPQDIPSCGINDNQVPCPRNKYFSGLIQRHPVFPPYGTALYSNAAFRILAYVIEAITGKSYEEVLKEDVFEPLGLKHSSSLPPVSSGAGVIPDGDAGWSRLYGDEVATGGLLSSTKDLVEFGRAIFGNKQLSSMETLRWMKPGSLTSSTTFFVGAPWEIVRTRSGIKSGSLVDLYTKSGSVGAYNSLLVLIPDYQVTLAVLAAGPDAPTALNIVTETAIQTLVPALEKTAKAESCSKLCGEYAPAGASRDSSLVISTDDGPGLLLKEWTHQGHDLIAAGQAYSNATRGGEIKSLRLFPTELRSGNQAAYRAIVDATPYQYEPSVHFVFDQQANIWGTPDQLMYGGIAIDDFVFHLDSMGVSAAVEPRVLRDVYQRL, via the exons ATGATGCCAGCTATTTTACCGATGCTGATCTCCTTGGCAGCGCTGGGGTCCACTTCACTTGCAGAAACAGACCAGAAACTGCTTGGACCATCTTTCACGCCGCCAACCAACGTCCTTTCAAGCAATCTGGTTCAGGAAGCAGTGTTGAAAGTTACAAACGCGCTCAACAACGCGATCCATACTGGGAAAAGTACTTTTGGCACCTTCAATAGCAGCACaacttccttttccttgacTGCCATTTCACAGCTGGACTCTACGCCAATAATCGACTTCCATCACACTTCCGGCTCGTTAAACATTTCTGCTGGGAGTGCCTCGAGAATCACAAGCGATACGGTCTATCGAATTGGTAGCGTGTCAAAACTCTTCACCGTTTACGCTCTCCTTCTAAACAATGGAACCAGTCACTGGAACCGTCCCGTTACGGATTTTATTCCAGAGCTGAAACATGCTGCTCAACATCATGCACATGATTCTTCGGCTCTCGACTGGGTTCAATGGGACCAAGTCACGATTGGTGCTCTCGCATCACAGCTTTCAGGAATGGGGAGAGATT ACGCCTCAGGCGATCTAGCTGTTCAAAACTTTCCTTGGACAGAGCTTGGGCTCCCCAACCTTCCCCCTCAAGATATACCGTCGTGTGGCATCAATGATAATCAAGTGCCTTGCCCTAGAAATA AATATTTTTCTGGCCTTATCCAGAGGCATCCCGTTTTCCCGCCCTATGGCACGGCTCTGTACTCCAACGCAGCTTTTAGGATCCTCGCGTACGTTATAGAAGCTATTACCGGAAAGTCATATGAAGAAGTGCTTAAGGAAGATGTGTTTGAACCATTGGGGTTGAAACATTCAAGCTCGCTACCACCAGTTAGCAGCGGGGCAGGTGTAATCCCCGATGGAGATGCAGGATGGAGCCGCCTGTACGGCGATGAGGTTGC TACAGGGGGTTTACTTTCTTCAACAAAAGATTTAGTCGAATTCGGACGAGCCATCTTTGGCAATAAGCAATTATCTTCCATGGAGACTTTGCGCTGGATGAAGCCCGGCTCACTCACGTCTTCGACAACTTTCTTCGTAGGCGCGCCCTGGGAGATTGTGCGAACCCGCAGTGGCATCAAGTCTGGCAGCCTCGTCGATCTCTATACCAAGTCTGGCAGCGTTGGAGCTTATAACTCTCTGCTTGTTCTCATACCCGATTACCAGGTCACGTTAGCTGTCTTAGCCGCTGGCCCCGACGCCCCTACAGCATTGAATATTGTCACCGAGACCGCTATTCAAACACTTGTTCCAGCACTAGAAAAGACTGCCAAAGCTGAATCATGCAGCAAGTTGTGTGGAGAGTACGCCCCAGCTGGTGCTTCGCGGGATTCTTCCCTTGTCATTTCCACCGACGACGGGCCTGGCCTTTTGCTGAAAGAGTGGACTCACCAGGGTCATGACCTGATCGCCGCTGGACAAGCTTACTCGAACGCTACACGCGGTGGCGAAATCAAATCCTTGAGACTATTTCCTACGGAATTGCGAAGCGGAAATCAGGCTGCGTACCGGGCGATAGTTGATGCCACTCCATACCAATATGAACCATCAGTTCATTTTGTCTTTGATCAACAAGCCAATATTTGGGGGACGCCGGATCAGCTAATGTACGGTGGGATTGCCATAGACGATTTTGTGTTTCATTTGGATAGCATGGGGGTTTCAGCCGCAGTCGAGCCGCGTGTGTTGAGAGATGTTTATCAGAGGCTGTAG
- a CDS encoding uncharacterized protein (TransMembrane:1 (o962-980i)), with translation MQKMGYAQRLKTKLKGQNGDKVLESGINKAAPTQRRESERESKAVNGLNIIEIPKPKGLPVIGILHKIDFEYPLASLIEIIEPLGPICQFAIGGELFIFVQSAELVTELCDESRFHKIVAAELDKLRYVVHDGLFTARNDERNWAIAHRILMPVFGTIKIRDMFPEMKDLAQQLCLKWARYGEDYVIDVTSDFTRLALDTIGLCAMGYRFNSFHNEVMIHPFVHSMVRILKESSTQASLPQFVNSLRKRSWHRYEKDTSYMRELCRKIIQERKQQKGSEFHDLLGALLEGRDRDTGEGLSDDSIIDNMITFLIAGHETTAGLLSFTFYYFMKNPRAMEKARQEVDEVSGGEPITVQHLSKLAYLNAALKESLRLQPTAPGFILGSDKDEIIGGKYLIPANVSVIVLLSLLHQEKAIYGEDASEFKPERMLDENFNKLPPNAWKPFGNGMRGCIGRAFATQEALLIIAMLLQNFVFEMADPTYELQIRETLTIKPENFKLKAKLRRGGNATDFQSELQSSGTKTKGVRTDSAVSITSAQADKKDKKPLTILFGSNSGTCEALAYRLASDAALHGFYARTIAPMNAACNNLPKSEPVIILAASYDGSPSDNAVEFFEWLNKVEPDSLKGVSYTVFGCGHRDWVATFQRIPILIDDLLEKAGADRFADRGLADAAVMDLFVELEKWTTGVVWPAISQAEGGGDDGESRLINSLLKVEVSQPRQLRQYSQLVQATVTESRSLTTESAIGKKMHLGIQLPPGASYHPGDHLLVLPANPPRDVKRVLSRFHLAWDTVVRASGDESVHIPVETSMTAHELLSSYFELSQPATPRDIRVLAAAATEQKTKHLLSSLATASYAEGIHENRVSLLDLLEEFPDIPLAFGTFVALLPPLRLRTYSISSSPSWEPNHASLTFSVLDEPPTPPRSKSFLGVASNYLANSTPGDLIHVATRPVKSIFQMPTDLSKVPVVMVAAGAGLAPFMGFVQERASQQRNGTELAPAALFFGCRSSHDDLYHHELDCFEESGAIQVFRAYSREDAGSKPNIRKGYIQDALLAEKQAFLRLWNDGAKVYVCGGVRMASGVKEAVMKLVYMAEHDAASKSFTPQEWFKRFEKTRYAAEIFT, from the exons atgcAGAAAATGGGATATGCTCAAAGACTCAAGACGAAACTCAAAGGTCAAAATGGAGATAAGGTACTGGAATCCGGTATTAACAAAGCAGCTCCCACGCAGAGGCGCGAGAGCGAACGCGAATCAAAGGCTGTGAATGGATTAAATATCATTGAGATTCCAAAACCCAAAG GTCTCCCGGTAATCGGAATCCTGCACAAAATCGACTTTGAATATCCACTGGCGTCTCTGATTGAGATAATTGAGCCGCTGGGACCGATATGCCAATTCGCGATTGGAGGCGAATTATTCATATTTGTACAAAGCGCCGAGCTTGTAACCGAACTCTGCGATGAATCAAGATTTCACAAAATTGTAGCAGCCGAATTGGACAAGCTGCGCTACGTCGTTCACGATGGGCTGTTCACTGCGAGGAACGATGAGCGCAATTGGGCAATCGCCCATCGGATTTTGATGCCTGTTTTCGGGACGATCAAGATTCGTGACATGTTTCCAGAGATGAAAGATCTTGCTCAACAGCTGTGTCTTAAATG GGCTCGCTACGGCGAAGATTATGTTATTGATGTTACCTCAGACTTCACTCGTCTTGCCCTCGACACGATCGGCCTATGTGCAATGGGGTACAGATTTAACAGTTTCCATAACGAAGTGATGATACATCCGTTCGTCCATAGCATGGTGAGGATATTGAAAGAGTCCAGCACCCAAGCATCCTTACCGCAGTTCGTCAACTCTCTCCGAAAGAGATCGTGGCACCGATATGAGAAAGACACATCCTACATGAGAGAACTGTGCCGAAAGATTATTCAGGAACGAAAACAACAGAAGGGATCGGAATTCCACGATCTGCTGGGCGCGCTTCTGGAAGGCCGCGACCGCGACACCGGCGAAGGTTTATCCGACGACTCCATTATAGACAATATGATCACATTTCTCATCGCCGGCCATGAAACTACAGCTGGACTCCTATCGTTCACTTTCTACTACTTTATGAAAAATCCTCGGGCAATGGAAAAGGCACGCCAGGAAGTTGACGAAGTAAGCGGAGGCGAGCCAATCACAGTACAGCACCTTTCCAAGTTGGCATATCTCAACGCAGCTCTTAAAGAGAGTTTGCGTCTTCAGCCTACGGCACCTGGTTTTATTTTGGGTTCAGACAAAGATGAGATAATTGGCGGCAAGTATTTGATCCCCGCTAATGTCTCCGTTATCGTCCTACTCTCCCTGCTTCATCAAGAGAAGGCCATTTACGGCGAAGATGCCTCTGAGTTTAAGCCAGAACGAATGCTAGATGAAAATTTCAATAAGCTACCGCCCAATGCTTGGAAGCCATTTGGCAACGGGATGAGAGGATGCATTGGGAGAGCATTTGCAACTCAGGAAGCGCTTCTCATTATTGCGATGCTGCTCCAAAACTTCGTATTTGAGATGGCGGACCCGACGTACGAGCTCCAGATTCGAGAGACTTTAACGATCAAACCCGAAAATTTCAAACTCAAGGCGAAGCTCAGGCGTGGGGGAAACGCAACAGATTTTCAGTCTGAGCTGCAGTCATCAGGtacaaaaacaaaaggcgTCAGGACCGACTCAGCGGTGTCAATAACTTCGGCACAGGCTGAcaagaaagataaaaaaCCCCTGACGATTCTCTTCGGATCAAACAGCGGTACTTGTGAAGCATTGGCATACAGATTGGCATCGGACGCTGCTCTTCATGGATTCTACGCAAGGACGATTGCACCAATGAACGCAGCCTGCAACAACCTCCCGAAATCCGAGCCCGTGATAATCCTTGCTGCTTCTTATGATGGCTCGCCCTCGGACAACGCTGTGGAATTCTTCGAATGGCTAAACAAAGTAGAGCCAGACTCCTTGAAAGGGGTTTCGTACACAGTTTTTGGCTGTGGCCACCGCGACTGGGTGGCAACGTTCCAGCGGATTCCCATCCTAATTGATGATCTCCTCGAAAAGGCTGGAGCTGACAGATTCGCTGATAGGGGTCtcgcagatgcagcagtgATGGATCTCTTTGTGGAGCTGGAAAAATGGACCACTGGTGTCGTGTGGCCGGCAATTTCGCAGGCTGAAGGAGGAGGCGATGATGGGGAAAGTCGATTGATCAACTCGCTGCTCAAGGTCGAAGTCTCTCAGCCGCGGCAATTGAGACAGTATTCCCAGTTGGTACAGGCGACAGTGACAGAGTCACGGAGCCTAACGACAGAATCTGCAATTGGGAAGAAGATGCACTTGGGCATTCAGCTGCCTCCAGGAGCGTCATATCATCCTGGTGACCACCTTCTTGTTCTCCCTGCAAATCCACCGCGAGACGTTAAGAGAGTTCTATCGCGTTTCCATTTGGCTTGGGATACTGTCGTGCGAGCTTCAGGTGACGAATCTGTTCATATACCGGTTGAAACGTCGATGACAGCGCATGAGCTGCTGAGTTCATACTTTGAGCTGTCCCAACCAGCAACACCAAGA GATATTCGAGTCCTTGCAGCTGCCGCTACTGAACAGAAGACAAAGCACCTCTTGAGCAGTTTGGCTACAGCGTCCTACGCGGAGGGCATTCATGAGAACAGAGTTTCCCTGCTTGACTTGCTAGAGGAATTCCCAGATATCCCCCTCGCATTTGGAACTTTTGTAGCCCTTTTGCCACCACTGCGCCTACGTACATACTCTATTTCGTCGTCGCCATCTTGGGAGCCGAATCATGCCAGCTTGACGTTTTCGGTATTGGACGAGCCGCCGACTCCGCCCAGATCTAAAAGCTTTCTTGGTGTGGCTTCCAACTATCTTGCCAACTCAACCCCAGGAGACTTGATCCACGTAGCTACTCGCCCAGTCAAGAGCATTTTCCAGATGCCCACCGATTTGTCTAAAGTACCAGTTGTCATGGTTGCCGCGGGGGCAGGTCTTGCGCCATTTATGGGATTTGTCCAAGAACGAGCTTCCCAGCAACGGAATGGAACCGAGCTCGCGCCCGCCGCTCTCTTTTTCGGATGCCGATCATCGCATGACGATTTGTATCACCATGAGCTCGACTGTTTTGAAGAATCTGGAGCAATTCAGGTTTTCCGTGCCTACAGTAGAGAAGACGCTGGCTCCAAGCCAAACATTAGGAAAGGATACATCCAGGATGCTTTGTTGGCGGAGAAGCAGGCATTCCTTCGGCTGTGGAATGACGGAGCAAAGGTTTACGTCTGCGGAGGAGTGAGAATGGCTTCTGGAGTGAAAGAAGCTGTGATGAAACTTGTGTATATGGCTGAGCACGATGCTGCCTCGAAGAGTTTCACGCCGCAGGAGTGGTTCAAGCGGTTTGAGAAGACGCGCTACGCTGCAGAGATTTTTACTTAG